One Campylobacter pinnipediorum subsp. caledonicus genomic window carries:
- the dnaK gene encoding molecular chaperone DnaK: MSKVIGIDLGTTNSCVSVFERGESKVIPNKEGKNTTPSVVAFTDKGDVLVGDVAKRQAVTNPEKTIYSIKRIMGLMSNEDAAKEAKNRLPYHVVDRNGACAIEISGKVYTPQEISAKVLMKLKEDAEAFLGEKVVDAVITVPAYFNDSQRKATKEAGTIAGLNVLRIINEPTAAALSYGLDKKEAEKILVYDLGGGTFDVTVLETGDNVVEVLATGGNAFLGGDDFDNLIIDWLANEFKSETGIDLKGDVMASQRLKEAAENAKKELSSASETNINLPFITADASGPKHLVKTLSRAKFEGMIESLVAETITKINEVIKDAGLSKNEVKEIVMVGGSTRVPLVQEEVKKAFGKELNKSVNPDEVVSIGASIQGAVIKGDVKDVLLLDVTPLSLGIETLGGVMSKIIEKGTTIPTKKNQVFSTAEDNQSAVTINVIQGEREFARDNKSLGQFNLEGIPAAPRGVPQIEVEFDIDANGILTVSAKDKATGKAQNITISGSSGLSDEEINKMVKEAELHKEEDNKRKEAVEARNQADALVHQTQKSMDELGEKVPEEDRNNIQKALDELKETLKDQNSTKEQIDAKVKDLSAASHKLAEAMYKKEGDANEANSKKKDDDVIDAEVE; the protein is encoded by the coding sequence ATGTCAAAAGTTATAGGAATAGACTTAGGAACAACAAACTCTTGTGTTAGCGTTTTTGAACGTGGAGAAAGTAAGGTTATACCAAATAAGGAGGGAAAAAACACAACTCCTTCAGTGGTAGCTTTTACAGATAAAGGCGATGTATTAGTTGGTGATGTTGCAAAACGTCAAGCTGTAACAAACCCTGAAAAAACTATTTATTCTATAAAGCGTATTATGGGACTTATGAGCAATGAAGATGCAGCAAAAGAAGCAAAAAACAGACTTCCTTATCACGTAGTTGATAGAAATGGCGCATGCGCTATTGAAATTTCTGGCAAAGTTTATACGCCACAAGAAATTTCTGCAAAAGTTTTAATGAAACTAAAAGAAGATGCTGAAGCATTTTTAGGTGAAAAAGTTGTTGATGCTGTTATTACTGTGCCTGCTTACTTTAACGATAGCCAAAGAAAAGCTACAAAAGAAGCTGGAACAATAGCTGGATTAAATGTTTTACGTATTATAAATGAACCAACAGCAGCTGCTCTTTCTTATGGTTTAGATAAAAAAGAAGCTGAAAAGATATTGGTTTATGACCTTGGTGGTGGTACATTTGACGTTACTGTTTTGGAAACTGGCGACAATGTTGTAGAAGTTCTAGCTACTGGTGGTAATGCATTTTTAGGTGGTGATGACTTTGACAACCTTATAATTGACTGGCTTGCAAATGAGTTTAAATCTGAAACCGGAATAGATTTAAAAGGTGATGTAATGGCTTCTCAACGTTTAAAAGAAGCTGCTGAAAATGCTAAAAAAGAGTTAAGTTCTGCATCAGAAACAAATATAAATCTTCCGTTTATTACAGCAGATGCAAGTGGTCCAAAACACCTTGTAAAAACTTTAAGCCGTGCTAAATTTGAAGGAATGATAGAATCTTTAGTAGCTGAAACAATAACAAAAATAAATGAAGTTATAAAAGATGCTGGACTAAGTAAAAACGAAGTAAAAGAGATCGTAATGGTTGGTGGTTCTACAAGGGTTCCACTTGTTCAAGAAGAGGTTAAAAAAGCATTTGGTAAAGAGCTAAATAAAAGCGTAAATCCTGATGAAGTAGTATCTATAGGTGCTTCTATCCAAGGTGCTGTTATAAAAGGCGATGTTAAAGATGTATTGCTTCTTGATGTTACACCACTTAGCCTTGGTATAGAAACACTTGGTGGAGTTATGTCTAAAATAATAGAAAAAGGCACAACAATACCTACTAAGAAAAACCAAGTATTCTCAACAGCTGAAGATAATCAAAGTGCTGTTACAATCAACGTAATACAAGGTGAGCGTGAGTTTGCAAGAGATAATAAATCTTTAGGACAATTTAACCTTGAAGGAATACCAGCTGCACCTCGTGGAGTTCCTCAAATAGAAGTTGAGTTTGACATAGATGCCAATGGTATACTTACTGTTTCAGCTAAAGATAAAGCTACCGGAAAAGCTCAAAATATCACAATATCTGGCTCAAGCGGCTTAAGTGATGAAGAGATTAACAAGATGGTAAAAGAGGCAGAGCTTCACAAAGAAGAAGACAATAAAAGAAAAGAAGCTGTAGAGGCTAGAAATCAAGCTGATGCATTAGTTCATCAAACACAAAAAAGCATGGATGAGCTTGGTGAAAAAGTACCGGAAGAAGACAGAAATAATATACAAAAAGCTCTAGATGAGTTAAAAGAGACTCTTAAAGATCAAAACTCTACAAAAGAGCAAATAGATGCTAAGGTAAAAGATTTAAGTGCCGCTAGTCATAAACTTGCTGAAGCTATGTATAAAAAAGAAGGCGATGCAAACGAAGCAAATTCTAAGAAAAAAGATGATGACGTTATAGACGCCGAAGTTGAGTAA
- the grpE gene encoding nucleotide exchange factor GrpE, producing the protein MSEDIKQEENNLENVTENEELTSDNIDLNNLSQEEFSKVLELEKELSELTNKYYRANADFENMKKRFEKEKEGIASYANEKFARDLLPVIDAMLMAVNFDASEDEFAKKIKEGVLLTLDEFKKCFEKHGIKEIQTDIDFDPNVHNAVLRVDSENHTSGQIVQVMQVGYTINGRVLRPAMVSIAN; encoded by the coding sequence ATGAGCGAAGATATAAAACAAGAAGAAAATAATTTAGAAAATGTAACTGAAAACGAGGAATTAACTAGTGATAATATTGACTTAAACAATCTATCACAAGAAGAGTTTTCAAAAGTTTTAGAATTAGAAAAAGAACTTAGTGAATTAACAAATAAGTATTATAGAGCTAATGCTGATTTTGAAAACATGAAAAAGCGTTTTGAAAAAGAAAAAGAAGGGATAGCAAGCTATGCAAATGAGAAATTTGCAAGAGATCTTTTGCCCGTCATAGATGCTATGCTTATGGCTGTAAATTTTGATGCGTCAGAAGATGAATTTGCAAAAAAGATAAAAGAAGGTGTGCTTTTAACGTTAGATGAGTTTAAAAAATGCTTTGAAAAGCACGGTATAAAAGAGATACAAACTGATATAGATTTTGATCCAAATGTGCATAACGCTGTATTAAGAGTAGATAGCGAAAATCACACAAGTGGACAAATAGTGCAAGTTATGCAAGTAGGATATACTATAAACGGTAGGGTTTTAAGACCAGCAATGGTTAGTATCGCAAATTAA
- a CDS encoding HrcA family transcriptional regulator, translated as MKSNKISKRDIILNSIIDAYIEQNIPIGSNELGSRMDMNISASTIRVYFKKLSDEGEIMQLHISGGRIPTVNAMQKYWNDFFYDFSDEIVINDENILKFLCDKHELYCMIFGNLDQNLEEILNVDSRFLVLNFTKDEIVLKYDIRVEKFLSNLIGVSLNKLELVSSQVGLSELRSKIRELKRTKIYFQENEILALKMFENKKIKSILEPSFENFMKKKLTFSPLFEDGFMGLKLAANYKGEDSIMVCSGSVYANYIRFLNNIKEVA; from the coding sequence ATGAAATCAAATAAAATAAGCAAAAGAGATATAATACTTAACTCAATCATAGATGCCTATATCGAACAAAACATTCCAATAGGTTCTAATGAGTTAGGCTCTCGCATGGATATGAATATCTCAGCATCTACCATTAGAGTATATTTTAAAAAGCTATCTGATGAAGGCGAAATAATGCAACTTCATATAAGTGGCGGAAGAATACCTACTGTAAATGCTATGCAAAAATATTGGAATGATTTTTTCTATGACTTTTCAGATGAAATTGTTATAAATGATGAAAATATTTTAAAATTTTTGTGTGATAAGCATGAGCTTTATTGCATGATTTTTGGAAATCTCGATCAAAATTTAGAAGAAATTTTAAATGTTGATAGTAGATTTTTAGTGCTTAATTTCACAAAAGATGAGATAGTTTTAAAATATGATATAAGGGTTGAAAAATTCTTATCTAATTTAATAGGAGTTAGTTTAAACAAGCTTGAATTAGTATCATCCCAAGTTGGTTTAAGCGAACTTAGAAGCAAAATAAGAGAGCTTAAAAGAACAAAAATCTATTTTCAAGAAAATGAAATTTTGGCTTTGAAGATGTTTGAAAATAAAAAAATAAAATCTATTTTAGAGCCAAGTTTTGAAAATTTTATGAAGAAAAAATTAACTTTTTCTCCATTATTTGAAGATGGTTTTATGGGTTTAAAATTGGCAGCAAATTACAAAGGAGAAGACTCTATAATGGTATGTAGCGGAAGCGTATATGCTAACTATATTAGATTTTTAAATAACATAAAGGAAGTAGCATGA
- a CDS encoding helix-turn-helix domain-containing protein gives MIETNDIFNLLHNAVESKNLGKKISQNEMAKSLGIPMRTYQDWRLGRTKPQAAAVVCKMLCELDDEEVLFVLKKIKKLAGA, from the coding sequence ATGATTGAAACAAATGATATTTTTAATTTACTTCACAATGCTGTTGAGTCTAAAAATTTGGGAAAGAAAATTTCTCAAAATGAAATGGCAAAAAGTCTTGGAATTCCTATGCGAACTTATCAGGACTGGAGACTTGGAAGAACAAAGCCTCAAGCTGCAGCTGTTGTTTGTAAAATGCTTTGCGAGCTTGATGATGAAGAAGTATTATTTGTTTTAAAAAAGATAAAAAAATTAGCTGGAGCATAA
- the murG gene encoding undecaprenyldiphospho-muramoylpentapeptide beta-N-acetylglucosaminyltransferase → MIAITGGGTGGHLAIARSFCHQLKQHNKQTIFIGSTNGQDKMWFENDTNFNKKYFLQSSGVVNKKGLNKLKSFLNIIKLSFECKKIFKQNNIKAVISVGGYSAAPASLAAILSNIPIFIHEQNAIIGKLNYMLKPFAKQFYSSYEKHPFAYPVSDKFFQTQRVRSNLKTILFLGGSQGAKAINELAIKIAPILKEKNINIIHQCGKDSLQILNNQYKELGFTEQELELFDFCNNIEKKMQKADLAITRSGASSLWELIANALPCIFIPFPHAAKNHQYHNAKFLQDKNLAKISTQIKNSANDKEILKMIEEYDIKNTSELLSNLIHQDNTDEIIKDIISKLND, encoded by the coding sequence ATGATAGCAATAACAGGCGGAGGAACAGGCGGACATTTAGCGATAGCTAGAAGCTTTTGTCATCAATTAAAACAACACAACAAGCAAACTATTTTTATAGGCTCAACCAATGGTCAAGATAAAATGTGGTTTGAAAATGATACAAATTTTAATAAGAAATACTTTTTACAAAGCTCTGGTGTTGTTAACAAAAAAGGATTAAACAAGCTAAAATCATTTTTAAATATCATAAAGCTATCGTTTGAATGCAAAAAAATATTTAAACAAAACAATATAAAAGCTGTAATTAGTGTTGGTGGATACTCCGCAGCACCAGCATCTTTGGCAGCGATTTTATCAAATATACCAATTTTTATACATGAACAAAATGCGATCATTGGTAAACTAAATTATATGCTCAAACCTTTTGCAAAACAGTTTTATAGTTCATATGAAAAACATCCATTTGCTTATCCTGTAAGTGATAAATTTTTCCAAACACAAAGAGTTAGAAGTAATCTAAAAACTATACTTTTTTTAGGTGGTTCTCAGGGTGCAAAAGCTATAAATGAACTTGCTATCAAAATAGCACCTATTTTAAAAGAAAAAAATATAAACATCATACATCAATGTGGTAAAGATTCACTTCAAATATTAAACAATCAATACAAAGAGCTAGGCTTTACAGAACAAGAACTAGAACTTTTTGACTTTTGCAACAATATAGAAAAAAAAATGCAAAAAGCAGATTTGGCTATAACAAGATCTGGAGCTAGTTCTTTATGGGAGCTTATAGCAAATGCATTGCCTTGTATTTTTATACCTTTTCCACATGCAGCAAAAAACCATCAATACCACAATGCTAAATTTTTACAAGACAAAAATCTGGCAAAAATATCAACACAGATAAAAAATAGCGCAAATGATAAAGAAATTCTAAAAATGATTGAAGAATACGATATAAAAAATACATCTGAACTTTTATCTAATTTAATACATCAAGATAATACAGATGAGATTATAAAAGATATTATCTCTAAGCTAAATGATTGA
- a CDS encoding peptidoglycan glycosyltransferase FtsW, with protein MSADKILFFLSVSLLIIGVVFSLSLSVFTVLSFNYSEYHFFIRQFIVALIGIAMMWGISRLNPDKFLIWIGFGLFISCTLIMGLMYVLPSSLVTEAGGARRWIRLPGFSLAPVEFFKIGFVYFLAWSFSRKIDNSKKRLVDELKILAPYLFLFMIIIYLIAVLQNDLGQVVVLALTLIIMALFAGTSKKFFGIGILAATLAAIIIIFSSDHRILRIKSWWGSIQDMILSFFPHQIADVLRVDNAPEPYQVGHSLNAIKHGEIFGEGLGAGVIKLGFLSEVHTDFVLAGIAEEVGFVGISVIVILFSFLLFRIFRISSRSENKVYHLFSLGIGLLISFSFLINSYGINSLVPIKGLAVPFLSYGGSSVLAVCISIGMVLMVSKKVKQ; from the coding sequence TTGAGTGCTGATAAAATTCTATTTTTTTTAAGTGTTTCGTTACTTATAATCGGCGTAGTATTTTCTCTTTCTTTATCTGTTTTTACGGTTTTATCATTTAATTATAGCGAGTATCATTTTTTTATAAGACAATTTATTGTAGCCTTGATAGGCATAGCTATGATGTGGGGAATTTCTAGACTAAATCCAGATAAATTTCTCATATGGATAGGTTTTGGTCTATTTATATCATGCACACTAATAATGGGATTAATGTATGTATTACCAAGCTCTCTTGTAACAGAGGCTGGAGGCGCTAGAAGATGGATAAGACTTCCTGGATTTTCTTTAGCACCGGTTGAGTTTTTTAAAATAGGATTTGTATATTTCTTAGCTTGGAGTTTTAGTAGAAAAATAGATAATTCAAAAAAAAGATTAGTTGATGAGTTGAAAATCCTAGCACCATATTTATTTTTATTTATGATCATTATATATCTTATAGCTGTTTTGCAAAACGATTTAGGACAAGTAGTTGTTCTTGCACTAACACTTATAATAATGGCACTTTTTGCTGGAACAAGTAAAAAATTTTTTGGCATAGGAATATTAGCAGCAACATTGGCTGCGATAATCATAATATTTAGCTCCGATCATAGAATTTTAAGAATAAAATCTTGGTGGGGAAGCATACAAGATATGATTTTGTCATTTTTTCCACACCAAATAGCAGATGTATTAAGAGTAGATAATGCACCAGAACCATACCAAGTAGGACACTCTTTAAATGCAATAAAACATGGAGAAATATTTGGTGAAGGCTTAGGGGCTGGAGTTATAAAGCTTGGGTTTTTAAGCGAAGTTCATACTGACTTTGTTCTTGCTGGTATAGCTGAAGAGGTTGGATTTGTGGGCATAAGTGTGATAGTTATACTTTTTTCATTTTTGCTTTTTAGAATTTTTAGGATATCTTCAAGAAGTGAGAACAAAGTTTATCATCTATTTTCACTTGGAATTGGACTTTTGATATCTTTTTCATTTTTGATAAATAGTTACGGAATAAACTCATTAGTCCCAATAAAGGGTCTAGCTGTTCCATTTTTAAGTTATGGCGGAAGCTCTGTTTTAGCAGTATGTATAAGCATAGGTATGGTTTTGATGGTAAGTAAAAAGGTAAAACAATGA
- the thiF gene encoding sulfur carrier protein ThiS adenylyltransferase ThiF translates to MIKIEINGYNFHTNSKDLNELKSEISDELKSEISLFIQKHNLLEADIFILNGFATKENQPLKDNDKINIIKRGIMPSNEILKSMIEARNSPELNNALSNACVGIAGLGGLGSNIALSLARVGVSKLILVDFDIVEPSNLNRQQYYVSHIGMNKTHALKDLISKINPFVEVITHEIYLDKTNVADIFSECSIVCEAFDNTLSKSMIIKEAGNSLKEKKIICGSGMAGMHSSNLIKTVKFANNLYICGDFTNEAKIGQGLMAPRVAICANHEANLALRLLMNLDV, encoded by the coding sequence TTGATAAAAATAGAAATTAACGGATATAATTTTCACACAAACTCAAAAGACTTAAACGAATTAAAAAGTGAAATTTCAGATGAATTAAAAAGTGAAATTTCTCTTTTTATACAAAAACACAATCTACTTGAAGCTGACATTTTTATACTAAATGGTTTTGCCACAAAAGAAAATCAGCCTTTAAAAGATAACGATAAAATAAATATAATAAAACGTGGTATTATGCCTAGCAACGAGATATTAAAATCAATGATAGAAGCTAGAAATTCCCCTGAATTAAACAATGCTCTATCAAATGCTTGTGTAGGCATAGCCGGACTTGGCGGACTTGGTTCAAACATAGCTTTAAGTCTTGCTAGAGTCGGTGTATCAAAACTTATTTTGGTTGATTTTGACATAGTAGAACCAAGCAATTTAAATCGCCAGCAATACTATGTAAGTCATATAGGCATGAATAAAACACATGCATTAAAAGACCTAATTAGCAAAATAAATCCATTCGTTGAAGTGATAACACATGAAATTTATCTTGATAAAACAAATGTAGCAGATATTTTTTCAGAATGTAGCATAGTTTGTGAAGCATTTGACAATACATTGAGCAAATCAATGATTATAAAAGAAGCTGGAAATAGTCTAAAAGAGAAAAAAATAATTTGTGGTTCTGGAATGGCTGGAATGCATAGTTCAAACTTAATAAAAACTGTAAAATTTGCAAATAACTTATATATATGTGGAGATTTTACAAACGAAGCAAAAATAGGTCAAGGGTTAATGGCGCCTAGAGTTGCTATATGTGCAAACCATGAAGCAAACTTAGCATTAAGACTATTGATGAACTTAGATGTATAA
- a CDS encoding pyridoxal phosphate-dependent aminotransferase, giving the protein MLSKRMQTLSESLTIAISAKAKQMKADGIDVISFSAGEPDFDTPKVIKDAVKEALDSGCGKYTAVAGEPEVLKAIATKLKKDNNLTYTTNQIITNVGAKHSLFNIFQALINEGDEVIIPSPYWVSYPEIVKFSGGVPVFLETTDECDFKITPKQLKDAITDKTKVFCLNHPNNPTGSVYTKDELLEFAEILKDTNIIVLSDEIYEKLTYDTEFVAVASISDDMFKRTVTINGLSKCGAMPGWRFGYMASVMDELNAAVKKLQSQSTSNISTLTQRGAIASLLGKSDDDIQYMKNEFQKRRDLAVELINNIDGLKVKKPNGAFYLFVNCKKVDEDSVRFCKKMLEEAKVATVPGIGFGMEGYFRLSFATDTQSIKKGIERISNFIKNYKI; this is encoded by the coding sequence ATGTTATCAAAAAGAATGCAAACTTTAAGTGAGTCTTTAACCATAGCAATATCAGCTAAAGCAAAACAAATGAAAGCTGATGGCATAGATGTTATAAGTTTTAGTGCTGGCGAACCTGATTTTGACACACCAAAAGTAATAAAAGATGCTGTAAAAGAAGCACTAGATAGTGGCTGTGGAAAATATACAGCTGTAGCTGGCGAGCCTGAAGTATTAAAAGCAATAGCTACAAAATTAAAAAAAGATAACAACTTAACCTACACAACAAATCAAATCATAACAAATGTTGGAGCAAAACACTCACTTTTTAATATATTTCAAGCACTTATAAACGAAGGTGATGAAGTTATTATTCCAAGCCCTTACTGGGTAAGTTATCCTGAAATTGTAAAATTTAGTGGCGGCGTTCCTGTATTTTTAGAAACTACCGATGAGTGTGATTTTAAAATAACACCTAAACAATTAAAAGATGCAATAACAGATAAAACAAAGGTATTTTGTCTAAATCACCCAAACAACCCAACAGGTTCTGTTTACACAAAAGATGAACTTTTGGAATTTGCAGAAATTTTAAAAGATACAAATATAATAGTTTTAAGCGATGAAATTTATGAAAAACTAACATATGATACAGAATTTGTAGCAGTAGCTTCTATTAGTGATGATATGTTTAAAAGAACTGTTACTATAAATGGACTTAGCAAATGCGGAGCTATGCCTGGATGGAGATTTGGGTATATGGCAAGCGTTATGGATGAGCTAAATGCTGCCGTTAAAAAACTACAAAGCCAAAGCACTAGCAACATATCAACACTAACCCAAAGAGGAGCCATAGCATCACTTCTTGGCAAAAGCGATGATGATATACAGTATATGAAAAACGAGTTTCAAAAAAGAAGAGATTTGGCTGTTGAACTTATAAACAATATAGATGGGTTAAAAGTCAAAAAACCAAATGGAGCATTTTATTTATTTGTAAATTGTAAAAAAGTCGATGAAGACTCAGTAAGATTTTGTAAAAAAATGCTAGAAGAAGCAAAGGTTGCAACAGTACCTGGGATAGGTTTTGGAATGGAAGGCTATTTTAGACTAAGCTTCGCAACAGATACGCAAAGCATAAAAAAAGGAATAGAAAGAATAAGTAATTTTATAAAAAATTACAAAATATAA
- the speA gene encoding biosynthetic arginine decarboxylase, whose amino-acid sequence MNDYGLSIWGDNNFIIEQGKVCVNKKSKPAILDIVKEINSQGYRGPILLRFPHLIKKQIEQIYASFSKAKKEFGYKGNFNAVYPLKVNQYPGFVKNLVTLGKPYNYGLEAGSKAELLLAMAYNNENAPITVNGFKDKELINIGFIASEMGHNITLTIEGLNELEAIIATAKERFSPKPNIGLRIRLHSTGSGIWAKSGGIYSKFGLTSTELIEAINMLKKANLLECFSMIHFHIGSQITEIHPLKKALTEAGNIYAELRKMGAKNLKAINLGGGLAIEYSQFKQASSRNYTLNEYANDVVYLLKSIAEQKNEQEPDIFIESGRFISASHALLVAPVLELFSQDHTEEKLNLKEKNPQLITELYDLYNSIRPSNALEYLHDSIDHMESVLTLFDLGYVDLQDRSNAEVLVQLIGKKAVIMLGNKNSTSDLLKIQEEIKERYLVNFSLFQSLPDFWGLKQNFPIMPLDCLDIRPTLPACIWDITCDSDGEISYKDELNQLFLHDVDVEKDEYFLGFFLVGAYQEVLGMKHNLFTHPTEAIVEINETGFEIKNLLESQSILDIMEDMDYDIHEIQDTLNERLERSNLVNETQKKQILGEIYLFLNDNGYLKTIN is encoded by the coding sequence ATGAATGATTATGGCCTTAGTATTTGGGGTGATAACAATTTTATTATAGAACAAGGTAAGGTTTGTGTAAATAAAAAAAGCAAACCAGCGATACTAGATATAGTAAAAGAGATAAATTCTCAAGGCTATAGAGGCCCTATATTGCTTCGTTTTCCACACCTTATCAAAAAACAGATAGAGCAAATTTATGCAAGTTTCTCTAAGGCAAAAAAAGAATTTGGATACAAGGGAAATTTTAATGCCGTTTATCCATTAAAAGTAAATCAATATCCAGGATTTGTTAAAAACCTAGTTACATTAGGAAAGCCTTATAATTATGGACTTGAAGCTGGAAGCAAGGCTGAGTTGCTACTAGCAATGGCTTATAATAACGAAAATGCACCTATAACAGTAAATGGCTTTAAGGATAAAGAGCTTATAAATATAGGATTTATAGCTTCTGAAATGGGACACAATATAACACTTACAATAGAGGGCTTAAATGAACTTGAAGCAATTATAGCAACAGCAAAAGAGCGTTTTTCTCCAAAACCAAACATAGGACTTAGAATAAGACTTCACTCTACTGGTTCTGGAATTTGGGCAAAAAGTGGTGGTATATACTCTAAATTTGGGCTTACATCAACCGAACTTATAGAAGCTATAAATATGCTAAAAAAAGCAAATTTATTGGAATGTTTTAGTATGATACATTTTCATATAGGTTCGCAAATAACAGAAATTCATCCACTAAAAAAAGCCTTAACGGAAGCTGGAAACATATACGCAGAGTTAAGAAAAATGGGTGCAAAAAATCTAAAAGCTATAAACTTAGGTGGCGGTCTAGCGATAGAATACTCACAATTTAAACAAGCATCAAGTAGAAATTATACACTTAATGAATATGCAAATGATGTTGTCTATCTTTTAAAAAGCATAGCAGAACAAAAAAATGAACAAGAGCCTGATATTTTTATAGAATCAGGGCGTTTTATATCAGCTTCTCATGCCTTACTTGTTGCTCCGGTACTTGAACTTTTTTCACAAGATCACACAGAAGAAAAATTAAATTTAAAAGAAAAAAATCCACAACTTATAACAGAACTTTATGACCTATACAACTCTATAAGACCATCAAATGCATTAGAATATCTACACGATAGTATAGATCATATGGAAAGCGTATTGACACTTTTTGACCTTGGTTATGTTGATTTACAAGATAGATCTAATGCTGAGGTATTAGTTCAACTAATAGGAAAAAAAGCTGTAATAATGCTTGGAAATAAAAACAGTACATCTGATTTATTGAAAATCCAAGAAGAGATAAAAGAGAGATACTTGGTAAATTTCTCACTATTTCAATCCTTGCCTGATTTTTGGGGGCTAAAACAAAACTTTCCTATAATGCCATTAGATTGTCTTGATATACGCCCTACTCTACCTGCTTGTATTTGGGATATTACTTGTGATAGCGATGGAGAGATAAGCTATAAAGATGAACTAAATCAACTATTTTTACACGATGTTGATGTAGAAAAAGATGAGTATTTTTTAGGATTTTTCTTAGTTGGGGCATATCAAGAAGTTTTAGGAATGAAACACAATCTTTTTACACATCCAACAGAGGCTATTGTTGAAATAAATGAGACCGGCTTTGAGATAAAAAATCTACTTGAAAGTCAATCTATCCTTGATATTATGGAAGATATGGACTATGATATACATGAGATACAAGATACTTTAAACGAACGCTTAGAACGATCAAATCTTGTTAACGAAACGCAAAAAAAACAGATACTAGGAGAAATATATCTATTTTTGAATGATAATGGTTATCTAAAAACAATAAACTAA